Proteins from a genomic interval of Acetobacterium woodii DSM 1030:
- the rnc gene encoding ribonuclease III, with protein MTIEEKIDYRFKKKELLKIALTHSSHSGNSTNNERLEFLGDAVLELIISEYLFLSHKLSEGKMTKIRSNIVCAESLSKAAYELQLGDHIFLGKGEIVTGGRQRKSNLANAFEALIGAVFLDSNFETTRKVVLEILASNIQLALSGALVKDYKTELQEYIQKNNDNVIEYILDRSEGPEHNKTFYINLIFNGDCVSHGIGKSKKEGEQDAAKNYLSKARKI; from the coding sequence GTGACAATCGAAGAAAAAATCGATTATCGTTTCAAAAAAAAAGAATTATTGAAAATCGCATTAACGCACAGTTCGCATTCAGGTAATTCAACAAATAATGAACGGCTCGAATTCTTGGGGGATGCAGTATTGGAACTGATTATCAGTGAGTATTTATTTTTGTCTCACAAATTATCTGAAGGTAAGATGACGAAAATCCGTTCCAATATTGTATGTGCCGAGTCTCTTTCTAAAGCAGCATATGAGCTCCAACTGGGAGATCATATTTTTTTGGGAAAAGGTGAAATTGTAACCGGCGGAAGACAACGCAAATCGAATCTGGCTAATGCCTTTGAGGCATTGATTGGCGCCGTTTTTTTGGATAGTAATTTTGAAACAACCAGGAAAGTGGTATTAGAAATTTTGGCTAGTAATATCCAGCTCGCTTTATCCGGCGCTTTAGTTAAAGACTATAAAACGGAATTGCAAGAATATATCCAGAAAAATAATGATAATGTGATTGAATATATTTTAGACCGATCCGAAGGACCGGAGCACAACAAAACCTTTTATATTAATTTGATTTTTAATGGCGACTGTGTTAGTCATGGAATTGGAAAAAGTAAAAAAGAAGGGGAACAGGATGCGGCTAAAAATTATTTAAGCAAAGCTAGAAAAATATAA
- the acpP gene encoding acyl carrier protein — translation MDERFLKVTAIISEQLDVDIEKITLETSLIDDLEADSLDVVELIMAFEDEFGTKIDETALENIQTVDDIINAIS, via the coding sequence ATGGATGAACGATTTTTAAAAGTTACGGCAATTATTTCTGAGCAACTTGATGTTGATATTGAAAAAATTACACTTGAAACCTCACTCATTGATGATCTGGAAGCAGATTCATTGGATGTTGTTGAGTTGATTATGGCGTTTGAAGATGAATTTGGAACAAAAATTGATGAAACGGCATTAGAAAATATCCAAACAGTTGACGATATTATTAACGCAATTTCATAG
- the plsX gene encoding phosphate acyltransferase PlsX, with translation MNIFLDAMGGDHAPYEIIKGAIDAIKEYDVSLTLVGQRSVIEAELSKYEYPTDKIEILHAETVIENTEEPAMAIRRKPDSSLVVALDEMKNRENAVLISAGSTGALLSGGLLKLGRIKGIKRPALAATLPKSDGVFVLIDTGANADCKPEYLEQFAQLGKIYSENVLGKKNPGIGLVNIGAEAKKGNSLVKASYELLAAGEFNFLGNVEARDIPETKADVLVCDGFTGNIVLKLTEGIAEYLLKGIKTSIMSNSKGKIGGMLIKGNLKSFKKQFDYAEYGGAPFLGVKGGIIKAHGSSDAFAIKNAIRQSIKFIENDVLQKITDNVKKMEA, from the coding sequence TTGAATATTTTTTTAGACGCCATGGGTGGTGATCATGCTCCCTACGAAATTATAAAAGGAGCGATTGATGCGATTAAAGAATATGATGTATCATTAACGCTTGTGGGTCAAAGGTCGGTAATTGAAGCTGAACTTTCAAAATACGAGTACCCTACAGATAAAATTGAAATTCTGCATGCGGAAACGGTTATTGAAAACACTGAAGAGCCAGCAATGGCAATTCGTCGAAAACCGGATTCCTCATTGGTTGTTGCTTTGGATGAAATGAAAAACAGAGAAAATGCAGTATTGATATCAGCTGGAAGTACCGGGGCACTTTTATCGGGCGGGTTATTAAAACTGGGCCGGATTAAAGGCATAAAACGTCCGGCCCTAGCCGCAACGCTGCCTAAAAGTGACGGTGTTTTTGTCCTGATTGATACTGGTGCCAATGCCGATTGTAAACCAGAATATCTGGAACAATTTGCCCAACTGGGGAAAATTTATTCTGAAAATGTTTTAGGCAAAAAAAATCCGGGAATCGGTTTAGTCAATATTGGTGCTGAAGCAAAAAAAGGAAACAGCCTTGTTAAAGCTTCCTATGAGCTTTTGGCAGCTGGAGAATTTAATTTTTTGGGCAATGTCGAAGCACGCGATATCCCGGAAACTAAAGCAGATGTTTTAGTATGTGATGGTTTCACGGGTAATATTGTATTGAAATTAACCGAGGGTATTGCTGAGTATCTACTAAAAGGAATCAAGACATCAATTATGAGCAACTCAAAAGGCAAAATTGGGGGAATGTTAATTAAAGGCAATTTAAAAAGTTTTAAGAAACAATTCGATTATGCGGAATACGGTGGGGCCCCTTTTTTAGGTGTGAAAGGCGGAATCATCAAAGCACATGGTAGCAGCGATGCTTTTGCAATTAAAAATGCGATTAGACAGAGTATTAAGTTTATCGAAAATGATGTACTACAAAAAATAACGGATAATGTTAAAAAAATGGAGGCTTAA
- the rpmF gene encoding 50S ribosomal protein L32 has protein sequence MAVPKRKTSKSRRDKRRTHYKLNIPGMSTCPKCGEIKIPHRVCKSCGTYKDTSVISFNE, from the coding sequence ATGGCTGTACCAAAGAGAAAAACTTCAAAGTCAAGAAGAGACAAAAGAAGAACACATTACAAATTAAATATTCCGGGAATGAGTACTTGTCCAAAATGTGGTGAAATAAAAATACCGCATCGCGTTTGCAAGTCTTGTGGCACATACAAAGATACTAGCGTTATCAGCTTTAACGAATAA
- a CDS encoding YceD family protein — protein MNFEINKLLQEKIIPFEFVVKNTDLNDIEGELNKNGALVRGTIEKLAKGTFLVSFTVEMTMIYPCARCLEPTPIDCRYDYSDTVTVEDDVTILDLLPVVEECIYINEPFRVLCSDDCAGLCPKCGNNLNHEQCECDKFGDYDPRFEALKDLL, from the coding sequence ATGAATTTTGAAATCAATAAGCTATTACAGGAAAAAATAATCCCTTTTGAATTTGTTGTAAAAAATACGGATTTAAATGACATCGAGGGAGAACTGAACAAAAATGGTGCATTGGTTCGTGGAACAATTGAGAAATTGGCTAAAGGCACATTTCTTGTGAGTTTTACCGTCGAGATGACCATGATCTATCCCTGTGCGCGTTGCCTAGAACCAACCCCAATCGATTGTCGTTATGACTATTCAGACACGGTAACGGTTGAAGATGATGTGACAATTCTAGATCTATTGCCCGTCGTTGAAGAATGCATTTATATTAATGAGCCTTTCCGTGTATTGTGCAGTGATGATTGTGCGGGTTTGTGTCCAAAATGTGGCAATAATTTAAATCACGAACAATGTGAATGTGACAAATTTGGTGATTATGATCCTCGATTTGAAGCATTAAAAGATTTATTGTAA
- a CDS encoding acetate/propionate family kinase, with the protein MNVLVINCGSSSLKYQLLDMTNEEVLAKGLVERIGIEGSILVHEAPGQEKVKLEQPMKTHKEALNLVMAALVDPNHGVVKTLGEISAVGHRAVHGAETFSDSVVIDDAVIKSLEECSELAPLHNPANLIGINACRELLPNAPMVAVFDTAFHQTLPGEAFMYPLPYELYEKFKIRKYGFHGTSHKFVSLAAAKLMGKKIEDLKLISCHLGNGASLCAIKNGKSVDTSMGLTPLAGLEMGTRCGDIDPAIIPFLVNKGYSVEEVDNIMNKKSGVLGVSGISSDFRDVESAADKGDKRAQLALDIFHYRVRTTIGAYVAAMDGVDGIIFTAGLGENSTTSRAAICSGLKYFGIVLNPVENSKRGQATIISEKESKVTVMVIPTNEELMIARDTLALVK; encoded by the coding sequence ATGAATGTACTTGTTATTAACTGTGGTAGTTCTTCACTAAAATATCAATTGCTTGATATGACCAATGAAGAAGTTTTAGCAAAAGGTTTAGTCGAAAGAATTGGTATTGAAGGATCGATTTTGGTTCATGAAGCTCCTGGTCAAGAGAAAGTAAAATTGGAACAACCAATGAAAACTCATAAAGAAGCCTTAAATCTTGTTATGGCTGCTTTAGTAGATCCGAATCATGGGGTTGTTAAGACGTTAGGCGAAATTTCAGCAGTCGGTCATCGAGCTGTTCATGGGGCTGAAACCTTCTCTGATTCAGTTGTTATTGATGATGCTGTTATTAAAAGTTTGGAAGAATGTTCAGAATTAGCACCCCTTCACAATCCGGCAAACCTGATTGGTATTAACGCTTGTCGGGAATTATTGCCAAATGCGCCAATGGTTGCAGTGTTTGATACGGCCTTCCATCAGACATTACCCGGTGAAGCTTTTATGTATCCACTACCTTATGAATTATATGAAAAATTTAAAATTAGAAAATATGGTTTTCATGGAACTTCGCATAAATTTGTTAGTTTAGCTGCAGCAAAATTAATGGGGAAAAAAATCGAAGATTTGAAACTAATTTCCTGTCATTTAGGTAATGGTGCCAGTCTTTGTGCCATTAAAAATGGAAAATCAGTCGATACTTCAATGGGATTAACACCACTGGCCGGATTAGAAATGGGAACCCGTTGTGGTGATATCGATCCGGCAATTATTCCTTTCTTAGTCAATAAAGGTTATTCAGTTGAAGAAGTAGATAACATTATGAATAAAAAGTCTGGTGTTTTAGGTGTTTCTGGGATTAGCTCTGACTTCCGTGATGTTGAAAGTGCTGCCGATAAAGGCGATAAACGCGCACAATTAGCGTTAGATATTTTCCATTATCGGGTCAGAACAACGATTGGTGCATATGTTGCTGCAATGGACGGGGTTGATGGTATTATTTTCACTGCTGGTTTAGGCGAAAACTCAACCACATCCCGTGCAGCAATTTGCAGTGGATTAAAATACTTCGGGATTGTTTTAAATCCGGTTGAAAACAGCAAGCGGGGACAAGCAACAATTATTTCTGAAAAAGAATCTAAAGTAACGGTTATGGTTATTCCAACAAATGAGGAATTAATGATTGCCAGAGACACACTTGCTTTAGTAAAATAA
- a CDS encoding nucleotidyltransferase, translated as MKILGIIVEYNPFHSGHYWQINHSKKESHCDGVMVLMSGSITQRGDFALLNKWERTHLALTSGVDLVCELPFGYACQSAEAFAQGGIKIFNATGVVDVVSFGSEFGHLKPLANLAQTLVSEPDEFKTNLKEALTTGVSFAKARELAIRSFLGSEASDLLKTPNNILALEYLKALDKSHSKIRPMTVKRRGADYHSLIPAEFLSASGIRNILKAARIDPKSETTSLKSLENKLPYAINDLYLPFKNNYNPEGDKNFLNALRLQILSRDVGHLKNTPYVSEGLEHKIRDALKIAPTLDDCINAIISKRIPQSRVRRILANRLLELDKETLSSFQAESFLPYLRVLGFTEKGRAILKQIKANTELPIITNLKNSQFKLSPLQEKMLYYDCRATDLHNQFYENKYCYHQDYLRHPVQIPSKIIY; from the coding sequence ATGAAAATTCTTGGTATCATCGTTGAATATAATCCATTTCACAGCGGTCATTATTGGCAAATAAACCATTCAAAAAAAGAAAGTCATTGTGATGGCGTTATGGTTTTGATGAGTGGCAGCATCACCCAGCGCGGCGACTTTGCCTTGTTAAATAAATGGGAGCGCACACATTTAGCCTTAACTTCCGGTGTTGACCTGGTCTGTGAACTGCCCTTTGGATACGCCTGCCAAAGTGCCGAAGCTTTTGCGCAAGGCGGCATTAAAATTTTTAACGCCACCGGTGTTGTTGATGTCGTGTCTTTTGGTTCTGAATTTGGGCATCTAAAACCGCTGGCTAATCTGGCCCAAACTTTAGTTTCCGAACCTGATGAATTCAAAACCAACCTTAAAGAAGCACTCACTACCGGCGTTTCTTTTGCCAAAGCGAGAGAATTAGCAATCCGCTCATTTCTGGGTAGTGAAGCAAGCGATCTGTTAAAAACACCGAATAACATCTTGGCGCTTGAATACCTCAAAGCCTTGGATAAAAGTCACAGTAAAATCAGACCAATGACGGTCAAACGGCGAGGTGCGGATTATCATAGCTTAATCCCCGCCGAATTTCTTAGCGCCAGCGGCATCCGTAATATTTTAAAAGCAGCGCGTATTGATCCTAAGTCAGAAACGACAAGCCTAAAATCTTTAGAAAATAAACTTCCCTACGCAATAAATGATTTATATCTGCCCTTTAAAAATAACTATAATCCCGAGGGTGATAAAAATTTTCTCAATGCCCTTCGCCTGCAAATTCTATCGCGGGATGTTGGTCATTTAAAAAACACGCCTTATGTCAGTGAAGGGCTTGAACATAAAATCAGAGACGCACTTAAAATCGCCCCCACTCTGGACGATTGCATCAATGCCATTATTTCTAAACGAATCCCACAATCGCGAGTCCGCCGGATTCTGGCTAATCGGCTTTTGGAATTGGATAAAGAAACGCTTAGCAGCTTTCAGGCGGAATCGTTTCTTCCTTACCTGCGGGTATTAGGTTTCACTGAAAAAGGTAGAGCTATCCTCAAACAAATCAAGGCTAACACGGAACTGCCGATTATCACCAACTTGAAGAATAGCCAATTTAAGCTTTCTCCGTTACAGGAAAAAATGTTATACTATGATTGTCGCGCAACAGACCTGCATAATCAATTTTATGAAAATAAATATTGTTACCATCAAGATTATCTGCGCCACCCTGTTCAAATTCCAAGCAAAATTATTTACTAA
- a CDS encoding carboxylesterase/lipase family protein: MLFFNTKKTESSKHPILNPPCGSVQGQFKKGVSSYKGIPYAMPPVGERRFKAPEPMPPWKDVRDCSKYGPSSLQMGGITVDSPNTYQMDGKSEDCLFLNVWTPATASTQRYPVYVFIHGGAFSSGSGSEMLYDGGRMAQEGVIVVTINYRLGALGFLATRGLLEEAGTTGNYGLLDQIQALHWIQKNIATFGGDPNQVTIGGQSAGAYSVTALMLSPLANGLFHQAIVESGSIFSISAFSVLNRGDLEKTLDNGKLLCDLYGIDDSKDGLSDLRKLPGDIFAALSMVKSNQSTVPNAFGFWPVYDGVVLPKDPVAALKNGEVNKVNILVGYNTNESSLFIKGHTNLGIFQMLCFHIFGPENAPQIMNYFFVDDNHSPLARAQEIYTYSAFLIGMVMMADEYAHLGLDVYFYNFDYDPAILKIVGLNTAHGMELPFVFGNGIGQRRTTKISNLSWVMQQSWVNFIKSGNPNFKESYKGQIIWPKFDPENKYIMVFDARLSSKNLPNQEDLNFLEQLMFS, translated from the coding sequence ATGCTATTTTTTAATACCAAAAAAACAGAATCTTCAAAGCACCCAATTCTCAATCCGCCCTGCGGTTCTGTCCAAGGCCAATTTAAAAAAGGCGTCTCCAGTTATAAAGGGATTCCCTATGCCATGCCGCCAGTCGGAGAAAGACGTTTCAAAGCACCAGAACCAATGCCGCCCTGGAAAGACGTGCGCGATTGTTCAAAATATGGTCCTTCATCACTGCAAATGGGCGGAATTACGGTTGATTCGCCAAATACTTATCAAATGGATGGTAAAAGTGAAGACTGCCTGTTTCTGAATGTCTGGACGCCAGCAACCGCATCTACTCAACGCTATCCCGTTTACGTCTTTATTCATGGTGGTGCCTTTTCTTCCGGTTCAGGCTCAGAGATGCTTTATGATGGCGGGCGGATGGCTCAAGAAGGCGTAATCGTGGTAACCATAAATTATCGGCTTGGTGCTTTAGGTTTTTTGGCTACCCGCGGGCTTTTAGAAGAAGCCGGCACAACCGGCAATTACGGACTACTCGATCAGATTCAAGCACTGCATTGGATTCAAAAAAATATCGCAACCTTTGGTGGCGACCCAAATCAAGTTACCATTGGTGGCCAATCGGCTGGTGCCTACAGTGTCACGGCGCTGATGCTTTCGCCGTTAGCCAACGGGCTTTTTCATCAAGCCATCGTTGAAAGCGGATCTATTTTTTCAATTTCGGCATTTTCCGTGCTCAACCGCGGCGATCTGGAAAAAACGCTTGATAATGGAAAACTCTTGTGTGATTTGTACGGCATTGACGATTCCAAAGATGGACTCTCTGATTTGCGAAAACTGCCCGGCGATATTTTTGCAGCTTTATCAATGGTTAAGTCAAACCAATCTACCGTTCCAAACGCCTTCGGCTTTTGGCCCGTCTATGATGGTGTTGTCCTTCCGAAAGATCCGGTCGCCGCCCTTAAAAACGGCGAAGTTAATAAAGTCAATATTTTAGTTGGTTATAATACCAACGAATCCTCATTATTTATTAAAGGGCATACTAACCTTGGGATCTTTCAAATGTTATGCTTTCATATTTTCGGTCCCGAAAATGCGCCCCAAATAATGAATTATTTTTTTGTTGATGACAATCATTCGCCCCTGGCAAGAGCTCAGGAAATTTATACTTATTCAGCTTTTTTAATCGGCATGGTAATGATGGCTGATGAGTATGCCCATTTGGGTCTGGATGTCTATTTTTATAATTTTGATTATGACCCGGCAATTCTAAAAATAGTTGGCTTAAACACCGCCCATGGGATGGAACTGCCCTTCGTGTTTGGCAATGGCATTGGACAACGGCGGACCACTAAAATCAGCAATTTGTCCTGGGTTATGCAACAATCATGGGTAAACTTTATTAAATCCGGCAATCCCAACTTTAAAGAATCATACAAAGGCCAAATTATCTGGCCAAAATTTGACCCGGAAAATAAATATATCATGGTCTTTGATGCGCGGCTATCCAGTAAAAACCTGCCTAATCAGGAAGACCTGAATTTTTTAGAGCAATTGATGTTTAGTTAA